GTCCCCGGATCTGGAAATAGAGTTCATGTGTGCTGTCGGAGAAGGATGAAGGGGACCTAGAGCTCACCAGCTGGGGGTTTAGGAGGAGCTACGATGCCCAAGCAGGCTGGCCAACTCGTCCTACGATCTGGCAAATTTTCAGGTTGAATGGCAGCCATGTTTCGTTCCTCCCGGCCTTGAAGCCAGAAGGGCAATGTTACTCCAACAAGGATTCTGCGGAGCGGTCTGTGGAGGTCACGCCATTCCAAGTGATTCGTCCCCGGCACTGGCGTCGATTCTATCATTCGAGGAGTAGTAGGGACCCGATTGCGTTTCTCCTGTGCTGTTTGGGGTCTTTTTCGTTAGTAACAAGCATTTGGTTGTAATTTACCGTTTCTTCAGGAAGCCACCACTTTGACAGCATCTGGGGCCGTCGTGCCACTACCCATGTCCCAAAAAAAACTCAACGCTTTATCATATCCAAACACCTTATCATAACACAATCTAGAGCGTCGGCAAAGTAACCAAATCCATGACTCTTCCTTTTCAACTACTCAACACTTTGCTCGGTGCCCAAGTCACAAGACTTGATCTTCGCACATAAATAACAAATAGAATGGCGATGGTGGTTTTATGAGAAGACAAAAACTAAGAAAGTCTCACACCAATACAGCTGACGGTTAATACCACTGACCCACCCATCTTGGGATACCAGAAAAAAAAGGAACCATAGGGAATGAACCAGCGAAAACGATGAACATCTTctcgcaaaagaaaaaaaagccGATGAACCTTGACGGCGGCTAGTGCTTTTTTTTTTAACCTTTCATCTTAGAAATGGGCTTTTTTTAGCTTAACCGAGAAACAGAGAAGAGTAGTATTACATTTCCTAGACTACGGCCCACAAGCCCACCTAGTACCGAAAGCTGAGCCCGGTGATGGCGTCAGGCACCTTGAAATATtcaggccctgtttggttcataagttGTACGACTTTTTTTTAGTCCTAACTTATAAGTCGCAAGTCCATAAAAAGTCCCTATCTGTTTGGTTCCTGGGATTTAACATGGACTAAGACCATATTACAACTATAAGTCCCTCCTTACAAtaagtcccaaatgcccactttaagtccctaatccctcctgtttggtttagatgggacttaCAAAGACTTTTTTTAAGTCCCTAAACCAATAAATCCTTGGAAACAAACACCCTCTCAGCCTACGCGCCCGAACGTAACCGTCCCAACCAACAGCTTTCGCTGCTCTTCTTCTCCCCGTCGCCGGAGCGCCAAGAAACCAAGAACCCACTCTCCGTCTCCACCGCGCAGAGCCCACGTCCTCTGATCTGCAGCGGTCCAGCTCAAGCGACCCATGGATCAGTTCCACCACGGCCAGCACGTGCGGCTGCGGAGCCGCGAGCTCGGCACGTACCTGCACGCTGACGAGGACGGGCAAGGCGTCTCCCTCCACCACCGCCGGGCGTCGATGAACGCGGCTTGGGCACCGCGTCGAGCAGCGCAGCTACAACCATCCTGAGGAGGAGGCAGTATTTTGGCTGGCCGTCCGGACGGAATTCGGGGACGACGTCCTGCTCCAACACTTCAACGGCGTCAGCCTCCGCGCCAACGGGAAGTACCTCCCCTGGAACAACGGCGCCAGCGTCGGCTACATCAACGGCATCCACGACATGAGCACGATGATGCACTGGGTCGTGGAGCCTATCCTCGCCAGGGAGATCATGCCTCCCCTTCCACGTTCGACTGGGGTGAGTCCGCCATGCCCGCTTCTTGATTCTTCCCGGTCGAATTTACGCGAGCTGGGTTCTTGGATTGGATGTCGTTAACGTGCATCGGAATATAACCGCGGAGATCGCAAATCGTGTTAATTTCATTCGCCTGGGAGCAATTCTTGGCTCTGTTCTTGCCAAATTTGCGCTTTCTTTGGCTTCGGCGTCTCAAATTCGCATTTGATCTCCTGACAATGTTGGGACTTGGGACTCGAACTGCAGCTTACCCTCCCCACCGCCACCATGTTGCTGTCGCGGGAGATCGTATACATGTGGCGGGACATCCACGGGGACCCCATCACCGGCGGCTGGCACATGTTCAGGGGGAGATCCGTCTTCCGCCTGAGGGAGGAGCTGGCCAGGCTGCTGAACGCTGTCCGAGTCTTGGGCATCGCCGACCTCGTCATGTGCCTCCACACCCGTGATGGCCGGCTTTTCCCACTCCTCGTCGACCTGCCCAGCAACCGCGAGAGATTccacatcgtcgtcgtcgtcgccgggACGCCTCGTGAGAGCCCCTCCTCTTCTCCTTTGGCAAGAAACTCTTATTTGAACCAGTCTTGAACTTGTCCGGATCGGATGTTTTGGGTTTCATGTCAGTTGAGTGCTAATCTGCCCGTGCTTGGAAAACAGTGTTTGAATCGAAACGAGTAGTCTGAAAAACAGTTTGTTTACGGAAACTTTTGCTGCTAATCTGTTTCAGTTAGGAATCTGAACTGCTTTAGGATTATAGACATAGTATAAAAGTTGCTGAATGAAATCAGTAGATGTTCAACAGGCACCACATTATGCTAGAAGGTTGTCTGAGGCTAGTTTGTTGGGGTGAAAGTCATTTCATAAGTCTAAAATCCACACTGAACTATGATATGGAAACTATTAGTTTTGATGCCACTGTGCTTAGATTCAGATGATTCAGTTGTTCAATTTAATATCATATATATGCCGCTAGTGGAAAACTTCTGAACTTCAGAACCGGACTGCCTAGCTCAGATTCACAGAGAAGATACTGATTTCTGTTTTTCAGCCTACTGTAACACATTACATTGTTTTGAGGTTTTGCACATCTGCTTTCTTTTTTGATCATCTCATTTAGTGTTGCAGTACCTGTGACACACGATGCCTAATTGGTTAACTATTTTTCTGCTAATTCAGCCCACGCCGCGCTGCGGTACGCGGATATCGATGCAGAGTAGAGAGATACCAGAGCCGGGACCCCTAGAAGTCGCCTTCAAAAGTGTGGCCGCCCCGGACACAATGACATTATAACTCAGTTCCTTCCGTTGACATACTGGTTCAGGAAAACCCAGTAGTTGTTGTGTTTCTGCTAGCTAAGCTAAACTTGGTTTGTTCTCCTGACAGTAAGAAACCTATTTGAGTTGGCATCACGGTTCTAAAATTCCAAAACTGTTTGAACGACATTAGTCTGTAATGTGTTGATAATGGCCACTACTTcaatgttgctagctgcattttCTCTTAGATGACAGACAGATGTGGCGGTTCTTGCAGTGAGTTGGGCACTTGAGTTTCGTTATTCTGCTGAAAGTTTCATTCCATCAGCAGAAAATGAATTTTTGTTTTTACCGAGACCAGAGTTCTGAGCATGGTGAGGTTAATGCGCCTGGAGCCCTGGACACGGCTTCCTGCATTTTCGATTTTTCATGCGCGTGTGGTATATTTGATTCCACCTATGGTAAAATTTTTGAATAAAATTCAGGCTGTATCTGTAGGAATATAGGCATTGTATCTCATGCAATCACGTAGGATGTTTTACTTCCATACTTAGCCTCAGCTGATCTCTTTCCTTTTAGCTAGAGATATGGTCTTGGAGGTCAAGTATACTTGTGTATATATGGAACTGTCCTATGGATCAATACAATGCGCTGCAATATTCCCAACTATTCTATCTTACATGGTATCAGTTTTTCCCGTTCTCATGACCTCTTCCGCTGCTCACGCCTGAACCTTCCTCCCCTAGCCAAACGCCCTAgcctgctgctgccgctgtccTAGCCAGCCGCCGCTGCCATGGAAGACTTCGGCGACCTCTTCTCCCACCCCTCCTCCAACCACTCCTCCACAACCTCCGGCTCCAATCACTCACCCCGCCCAGCCGCCCCTAGCACCACCGCCGTACAACTCATCAACATCCGCAGCCATGTCCCCATCACCCTTACCTTTGAAGAGTCAAACTTCTCGATCTAGCAAACTTTCTTCAACCTCACCTTCCGCAAGCTTGGTCTTCTCGATCATGTTGATGGGTCGATTGATGCTCTCATGATGTTCGGCGACGTCGAGTGGACCCAGATCGATCAGTGTATCGTGTCTTGGCTCTACACCACCGTCTCCAACGACATCCTGCACATCATCATCAAGCCCTCCGACACGGCCGCGAACGCATGGACGGTCATCGTCGAGCTCTTCCTCGACAACCGTCTACAGCGTGCTATCTTCGCCAAGCGGGAGTTCCACAACGTTGTCCAAGGCGACCTGTCCGTCACCGCCTTCTGTAGCCGCCTCAAGTGCCTCTCCGACACTCTTCGCGACGTCGGCTCACCGGTCTCCGATCAGGACATGCTGCTCGCTCTCATCAACGGGCTGAACGACGACTTCGGCCATTGCATCGCGGCGCTCACCATCAACCCCGTTGGCCTCACCTTTGCGCGCGCCCGTGGTGCCCTTCTCCAGGAGGAACGCCGCCTCTCCCGTGGCGGTCATCGCGCCCAGCTGACGGCTCTCATGGCCGGTCAGTCCCGGCGTCGGGCATGTTCGCGGCGTGGCCACCCAACTGGCGCGCGCCTGGTGCCGGCTTGCTCGGGCCTCGCCCTGGAGCCTCGTCACCGCACGCCTATGCGGCCCAACTCGGGCAGGCGGCCCCGCTAGGGTTCGGGCAGATAGCCTCGGCCGCTCCTGCCTACAGCCCCGTCTACCCCTACGGTTCCATCTTCCCCAGCTATGCGCCAGTCCCGCCTCATCATCAACCCCCGGCATGGGACCAGACGCAGCTTCACGCCGCCCTCAACGATctctccatccacggcggcggcagcgggaATGACTGGTTCCTTGACACCGGTGCTACCTCACATATGGCGAACAATCCCGATATCCTCTCTCACTCCAAACCTTACTCCACTTCCACCCGTGTCATCTTCGGTAATGGGGACTCTCTTCCGATCACCCACACGGGTGATGTTTCTTTTCCCACGTCTTGTTTTCCTATTCATCTTCGTAATGTTGTTATTACTCCTAACCTCATCAAAAACTTGATTTCTGTTCGTCGTCTTACCTGTGAAAATCCCATTACTGTTGAGTTTGACATGTTTGATTTTTCCGTCAAGGATCTTCTCACCCGACGAGTGATTCTGCGATGTGACAGCCCGGACGACCTTTATCCACTCGTGTCCGGACCTCAAGCTCTTCTCGCCGAAACCTCCGATCTTTGGCACCAACGGCTTGGACATCCGGGACACGCTGCTCTCTCCAAAACATTGTCATCTTTTGAGTTTTCTTGTAATAAAGCCATGTCTACAACATGTCATGCTTGTCGTTTGGGCAAGCACGTTAGGTTACCTTTCAAACAATCAGATTCTCAGGCTAGTTTCCCTTTTGCTCTTATGCACTGTGACGTATGGACGTCTCCAATAAAAAGTGTCTCGGGTTTTCTTTATTATCTTGTCATTCTTGATGATTTCTCTCATTATACTTAGACCTTTCCATTACGTTGCAAATCTGAAGTTTTTCCGCTTATCTCTCGTTTTCATGCGTTTGTTGCTACGCAATTTCAACGCTCCGTCATGAGTTTTCAAACAAACAATGGCAAGGAATTTGATAATAATGCCTCTCGTGATTTCTTTGCTTCACATGGCATTCACTTTCGGCTTTCTTGCCCATATACCTCTCAACAAAACGGCCGCGCTGAACGCATCCTTCGGACTTTAAATAATAGTGTCCGTACTATGTTATTTCATGCTCATCTTCCTCCTCGATTTTGGGCTGAAGCTCTTAATACTGCCACATACCTACTCAATCTTCGTCCTTGCCGCCCTCGCCACAACCAAACACCCCATGAACTTCTCTTTGGGTTTCTTCCTGAGTATCAACATCTACAGGTTTTTGGTTGTTTGTGCTATCCTAACACTTCTGCCACCGCTCCATATAAAATAGCTCCTCGCTCCGTTGCATGCATTTTCTTCGGTTACCCTCCTGACCATCGTGGCTATCGATGTTATGATCCGGTCTCTCGTCGCATACTAACATCACGCCATGTCATCTTCGACGAGCGTGTTTTTCCTTTCAGGGACCAGGAGGAGGCATCTTCGTCGCCGGCCGACCGGCCACTTCCTCCTGACATGGGCATGGCGCCCCCGCCAGTGGCCGCCTGCCGTCGTGGCCCTCGGCCCGCCATGGCCGCTCCAGGTCGTGCCTCGCCGGCCGGGAGTCCTTCTATGGCCGCCCCTTCACCATCTCAGGCGGCCGCCCCATCGCCGCCTCGGGCACCCTCTACGTCGCCACCATCGGCTGCCCCGTCCGTGGCTCCCTCGGCTGAGTCGGCCCCTTCGACTGCCATGCCAGCCGAGTCGGCAGCTCCCACGTTAGCTGCTTTGGCTGCCACAGCGGCCGTTTCTCTTGGGTCATCGGGTGATCCCTCCGTCTCGGCTGCTACGCCCGAGGTTGCCACTACTACTGCTGCCGACTCTCTAGCTGCCTCGTCGTCGACATCCTCGGCCTCTTCGTCACCAGCGCCTGCACCGCCTGCTGTCCATGGTGCTCCATGGCTGCGGCCCTCAGCCGTGTCCGTTCATACCATGGCCACACGCGCACGGCAGGGCATCATCCAGCCCAACCAATGCTATGAGCAGGCCCATGTGGCCTCCGTCGCGTTATCCCCGGTACCTACATCCGTTCGTGCAGCTCTTCGAGATCCTGCCTGGCGTGCTGCTATGCATGAGGAGTTTGATGCTTTGCAGGCCAACCGTACATGGACCCTCGTACCTCGGCCTCGCGGTACCAACATCGTCACCGGAAAGTGGGTTTTTCGACACAAGCTCAAACCCGATGGTTCCCTGGATCGCTACAAGGCTCCTTGGGTCGTACGAGGATTCACTCAGCGTGCTGGTGTTGATTTTGGAGAGACATTCAGTCCTGTGGTGAAGCCTTCTACTATCCGCACAGTGCTCCATCTTGCCGCCTCACGTCATTGGCCCGTTCATCAATTGGACGTCTCCAATGCGTTTCTTTGTGGAGTACTACAGGAACGGGTTTATTGTGCTCAATCTCCAGGTTTTGTCGACATGGATCACCCGAAGCATGTGTGTTTATTGTCTAAGTCTCTCTATGGACTTAAACAGGCTCCCCGCGCCTGGTACACACGCATTGGAGATTTTCTTCGACGGCTTGACTTTTCCGCGACTCTTTCTGACACGTCACTTTTCGTCCTTCGTCGTGGCTCCGACATGGCTTACTTGCTcctgtatgttgatgacattgtGCTCACGGCTTCCTCACCGATGTTCCTTCAGTCGATCATCACCTCTCTCAGTGCCGAGTTCAAGATGAAGGATCTTGGACCTCTTCATTTTTTTCTTGGTGTTGCCGTTCAGCGCACAGCTTCAGGATTCTTTCTCTCGCAAGAGCGATATGCCGAGGAACTTCTTGATCGAGCTGGCATGTCTAATTGCAAACCTGCTGCTACGCCTGTTGACACTAAGTCCAAGGTTTCAGCTACCTCTGGCAACCTAGTGTCCGATGCCACCTTCTACCGAAGCATTGCCGGTGCTCTTCAGTATCTTACTTTGACTTGCCCGGATATTGCCTATGCCGTCCAGCAAGTTTGGTTGCACATGCATGCTCCGCGGGATACTCATTGGGGGATGGTCAAGCGCCTGCTTCGCTATATACGTGGCACCACTTCTCACGGTCTTCAGCTTACCGGCAGCTCCTCCATCGACATTGCCGCTTACTCTGACGCTGACTGGGTTGGTTGTCCTGATACACGCCGCTCCACTTCGGGGTTTTGCGTCTATCTAGGTGACTCACTTGTGTCATGGTCATCCAAGCGACAACCCACCGTATCTCGATCAAGTGCCGAGGCCGAATATCGAGCTGTTGCCAATGTTGTTGCTGAATGTTGTTGGTTGCGTCAGCTCCTTGGTGAACTTCATTGCATCATTGAGAAGGCCACTATGGTATTTTGTGAAAACATGTCCGTTGTTTATCTCTCAGCTAACCCCGTTCATCATCGCCGCACCAAGCACATTGAGTTGGATATTCACTTTGTCCGTGAGAAGGTGGCCTTGGGACAGTTTCGTGTTGTTCATGTTCCAACTGCTCATCAACTCGCCGATATCATGACCAAGGGTCTTCCGACTACTTCATTCGAAGCTTTTCGCAAGAGTCTTGGCATCCATTCTGATGACGCTTCGActgcggcggggggggggggggggggggggggtgggggtgtGGTGTAGGAATATAGGCATTGTATCTCATGCAATCACGTAGGATGTTTTACTTCCATACTTAGCCTCAGCTGATCTCTTTCCTTTTAGCTAGAGATATGGTCTTGGAGGTCAAGTATACTTGTGTATATATGTAACTGTCCTATGGATCAGTACAATGCGCTGCAATATTCCCAACTATTCTATCTTACAGTATTCTACAATGCTGTAAGAATACCAAAGTATATTACATTGTTCTTTTCCGTGTGCATGACAACTTCAGACATtttgtttctctctctctctctctctatccctcATGTTCCGCTTTATTTTCAGGTTGTGTCACCCAGCGTCTGAAATGTATAGTTTGTTCAGAAGACGAATTCAACTATTCTCGCAACTAATATATTGATCTGACATGCGTACAAGTTCAGCGAGAATGGGAAAAAACCCGACGAATGAGATACCAAAGTAAAGAAGCTTTTGATTCAGGGTGTGTCGAGTATCGATCGATCCATCGACCTTGTTTGAAACCAATTCGATAGGACATCACTGTCATCGTCCTTGCCAACTCGTCACTGTCGTTTACAGTAGTAGTTATTGCTCTGCTCAACCAGTTGTGTGAGATACAGATTGGTCGACAGCTATATACATAGAGCAGATATTGCTCTGCTCAACCAGTTGTGTGAGATACAGATTGATTTCCTTGGATGGGAAACTAATTCTACATGCAATCTGGATGTACTCCCTCCGCCTGAAAAAACTTATCTCTCGAATGGATGTATTTAGCACcaagttagtgctagatacatccgtttgagGCACAAGCTTGGGACAAGTTTTTCCGGAGGCCGCATAATCGTTTTATTTAATACTGCGTTGGCagggtcttgaactcaagacctcttgaCTTGGATGCCATATTGAATTCATGCACCAGCCAACTCATCCAAAAGTCCGAACTATGAGAGAGGGCCGGACATTATACTCCAACACTCCCCCTCACGTCTATGCTTCTTTGAAGCTATATGACGTGGGCAGCGAAAGCGGGGGCAGGCCGCAATTATTTATTGCATTTACTGGGTTTTGAACCCAGAACCTCTTGGTTGGTAAGCCTATGCACCTAACGAGTTCACCCATCAGTACGAACTGATGGAGAGAGGcgggcaatatatttcaacactGGTTACTCTTAGAGTGGCATTATTACGGGTTTACTGATTAGATGTCTGCAATATGACCATGAAAATTTCATAACTATATTATCGCAAAGTATCATCATATTACAAAAGCATATGGGCAGCTAAGCCGGAGATAGGATAAAAAGCTGAGCATTTGGATATAGTAGTGAAAACCTAAGCACTTGGAGCGAGCTAACCGAAAAGGTAAATGATCAGGAGCAGAAAGCTAAGCATTGGGAATGAGCTAAGAGCGGAAAGCTAAGCATTGGGAGCGCATTTGGAAATACTAGAAAAGAGTAACCATTTGAAGCTAGGAGCAAAAAGCTAGGAATTAAGCTGGCTCTTATTTGGAAACAAGAAGCCGGTGTTGAATCTTTGAGTGGCACTCAAGTTTGGTGGGCATCCTGGATCACTTGATGATCCTTTCGGACCACCTCTTGGAGCCTATTTGTCCTCCTTTTTCTAGTTGGCTAGAAACGTTCCAATGACCACCTGCGAACAAAAAATCGAAGTATTAAGACAAAGCACAAGGTTCTTAGCAATACATCTGTATTTTGTAAAGCTATATCATTTTGCAAATAAGGTACATATAAAGAGAAACACATAATGATTTATATTAATATGTATAGAATGTAAATTATATGACAGAATCTTGGTTTCACAGTTTCCCAAATCTAGGAAGCACATATAGCTGTTAACTACTTCAACAAACAGAAAGATGCACTGAGAGCTATTAACAAACTATGATATAAAGATCTTTATCTTTTAGAAACATGTTACTCCCAGTAAAAGATGGTAACCTGAACAGGTGAAGCTGCAATCAGAGGTCCTGCTGACCCACCGCCGAAGACGCGGCCATCGGGACTGGAAAACGAAATAGCCAATCCACCCTTTCGAGTGCTCAGTTCATTAGTTTTGGATGGCAAATACAAGCCAGACAAAGAGAGGATGCGAAAACAACCCTGCATATTGAGTGCACATAATTAGATATTGTTCAGAATTTGAAACAAATCTAGAGGTCAAACAACAACATTTCCTTTACAGAAAACCAAAACTACAAAACGTTGTGTTTTGATTGCAATATGCTGGTAAAGAAAATAATTATAAAAAAAACTAACTACTGCCCCACATTTCAGTTTTCCTTATTCTTCTCTAGTTTGGCTGGACCTTAAGTATATTTCTAAAGCACACCGGCAAAAAGGGATTTCTAATGTACAGTTTCCAAGCTAAAACAATGGAGCGAACCTCTTAAACGACCCTTTCATGAGGAGAATTTGCCTGCTGCAGTGTCACATTACGCACAGCACCATTGGCAGAGAAGATATGAACTGCCAACCCATTCCCACAATAGGAGAGGACTTTTGTTGTTACATCCTGAAACCATGGATCCATTATTAGCATCTTTTTTAAAGGAACCATTTCAATTAGATATTTTGATAGCTAGTATCTAGATACTATGATAAATTGTTGTTAGAGCACTGCTATGTCTCTTGGAGCATCATCAGGGTGAGACAAATTACCTCTCCACCTTGGACTGTGATAACCTGTGGAATTAATCCAGTCGCAGCAGGCCCTACAAAAAAAATCCATTTCAGTTTAGAAACGGGAAATGTACTTAATGTTGGCAAACTGAATATAACATTGGTCTGAACTAAACTAACATGTAACATCCTACAAATATAATTTCTAATCTTCGGCCATACTTCTGGAGGGAATCACAAGTTCACAACACACACCATGAATGAATACAATGAAATAACACCTATACgatattttaatttttttaacaCATCCACAACAAAAGCTCTGTTTTCATTTTGACAAACATGTGGCAACCCTTGCGAGTATTAGGACTCTGGTCAGACATGGATAATTCCATGCTTGTCAGACTCTGGTCAACCTGCGGTGGTCCTTTGTATATACGAGTATTAGACTAAAATACCATCATATCCATCTATGCACCTTTTGCTACTCTACTTGCGATGATGGCATGAGCTCTAAGTGCAAGCAAGAACACTATATATACCTGCTACTGCCATCTGTCGCTGCTTCTTGCTAGCCATGGAGCTCGGCGGCCATACCCTCGTCTGCTTCACTGGATGTGTTCCATGCTctacaggtggtggtggtggtagtGGTGGTATCGGTGATGGCAGTGCTGGTGGCGCATGGGGGCTCCCAACGCACAGGCGCAATCCCAACGTGGAGCTCGAGGGTAGAGCAGGTGTCGGGGGAGCAGCGGCACCAGTAGGATATGGCGGCGGGAAGATAGTTGGCGGCATGGTGCCATCCAGGGTGTTCTTTTGCGGGCGGCCACGCTTCTTCTTGGGTGGCTTAGAGCTCACACCCATGGCGTGCACGTGCGCAGTGCCGGCCGCGGGCCCGGACGGGCGTGGTGTAGAGTA
This sequence is a window from Aegilops tauschii subsp. strangulata cultivar AL8/78 chromosome 7, Aet v6.0, whole genome shotgun sequence. Protein-coding genes within it:
- the LOC123494854 gene encoding uncharacterized protein, translating into MMFGDVEWTQIDQCIVSWLYTTVSNDILHIIIKPSDTAANAWTVIVELFLDNRLQRAIFAKREFHNVVQGDLSVTAFCSRLKCLSDTLRDVGSPVSDQDMLLALINGLNDDFGHCIAALTINPVGLTFARARGALLQEERRLSRGGHRAQLTALMAGSSHPTSDSAM
- the LOC109755034 gene encoding AT-hook motif nuclear-localized protein 2-like, which produces MSRSPLQPQPQPIVAARLTVAHQGGPSYYSTPRPSGPAAGTAHVHAMGVSSKPPKKKRGRPQKNTLDGTMPPTIFPPPYPTGAAAPPTPALPSSSTLGLRLCVGSPHAPPALPSPIPPLPPPPPVEHGTHPVKQTRVWPPSSMASKKQRQMAVAGPAATGLIPQVITVQGGEDVTTKVLSYCGNGLAVHIFSANGAVRNVTLQQANSPHERCALNMQGCFRILSLSGLYLPSKTNELSTRKGGLAISFSSPDGRVFGGGSAGPLIAASPVQVVIGTFLAN